The Lytechinus pictus isolate F3 Inbred chromosome 10, Lp3.0, whole genome shotgun sequence genome includes a window with the following:
- the LOC129269750 gene encoding alpha-2,8-sialyltransferase 8F-like, giving the protein MVVTNQQGPMARNKVFASVCLVLSGMVATYVILSEIHLTRECHYFCTSDDLPVCYLRRSAVLIYDQDVAAHEMSFSQNTHPRINLANYATEVASGRYFDINCPVNHYWPRVSTLDRRNSCAVVGNSGVLSGSRCGRVIDKHDFIIRANLAPIEDYAIDVGQHSDLTIMNFETLFYLHNNLTQTPPDTFWHRTYVERLRYLNDSILWYSKSTLQRNSSFHLKDVVHVLKDYYHLPIQLAYSWRPVSVEKFHGLRHYATTGFNAVIIAKTFCNHVTLYGFYPSNAAENGYHVNHHYYEDVEFDYVGSIHNFKQEFTKLKEFEEKGEITIVTDLCPGGRRKKVTDHVNMAAMLDTKFAFNLNKDRLKEIFELSDDTDDPDGDEKERTVARIPKDTPQQFHVNPEVDSEQVIKDIQQSSEISRTGGEADVGPVISRSDVDISRKDKAMSADGAHIYKGNYGSIVQQK; this is encoded by the exons ATGGTGGTAACGAATCAACAAGGTCCAATGGCTCGTAACAAGGTGTTCGCCAGTGTCTGTCTTGTCCTGTCCGGGATGGTAGCTACCTATGTCATACTATCTGAAATACATCTAACGAGAGAATGCCATTATTTCTGCACAAG TGATGACCTTCCGGTGTGTTACCTTCGGCGATCAGCCGTGCTCATCTACGACCAGGACGTCGCCGCTCACGAGATGAGTTTTTCACAGAACACACATCCACGCATCAACCTTGCCAACTACGCCACGGAGGTCGCATCGGGACGGTACTTCGACATCAACTGCCCCGTCAACCACTATTGGCCTCGCGTCTCCACGCTCGATCGCCGCAACAGTTGCGCGGTGGTCGGCAACAGCGGGGTTCTCAGCGGATCCCGGTGCGGAAGAGTTATcgataaacatgatttcataataCGAGCTAACCTCGCTCCAATCGAAGACTATGCCATCGATGTCGGTCAGCACTCCGATCTCACAATCATGAACTTCGAGACACTGTTCTACTTGCATAATAACCTCACACAAACGCCTCCAGACACATTCTGGCATCGGACTTATGTCGAGAGATTAAGATACCTGAATGATTCGATCCTCTGGTACTCAAAGTCGACTTTGCAACGGAACAGTAGCTTTCATCTAAAGGATGTGGTTCATGTTCTTAAGGATTATTACCACCTACCAATCCAGTTAGCCTATAGCTGGAGACCAGTGTCTGTTGAAAA GTTCCATGGTCTAAGACATTATGCAACAACCGGCTTCAATGCTGTCATAATTGCCAAGACTTTCTGCAATCACGTGACACTGTATGGTTTCTATCCATCCAACGCGGCAGAAAATGGTTACCATGTCAACCACCACTACTACGAAGACGTCGAGTTTGACTACGTAGGCAGCATCCATAACTTCAAACAAGAGTTCACCAAGCTCAAAGAGTTTGAAGAGAAGGGGGAGATCACCATCGTAACCGATCTCTGCCCCGGGGGAAGGCGAAAGAAGGTGACCGACCATGTCAATATGGCGGCCATGTTGGACACCAAGTTTGCTTTCAACTTGAACAAAGACAGACTTAAGGAAATCTTCGAACTGTCAGATGATACTGATGACCCTGACGGTGACGAGAAGGAGCGCACTGTTGCTCGCATCCCCAAGGACACTCCCCAGCAGTTTCATGTGAATCCGGAAGTAGATTCGGAGCAGGTTATCAAAGACATTCAGCAAAGTTCTGAAATATCGAGGACTGGTGGCGAGGCTGATGTAGGCCCAGTTATTTCTAGAAGTGATGTTGATATTTCTCGTAAAGACAAAGCTATGTCTGCAGATGGAGCACATATATATAAAGGGAACTATGGAAGTATTGTTCAGCAGAAATGA